Within Aphelocoma coerulescens isolate FSJ_1873_10779 chromosome 18, UR_Acoe_1.0, whole genome shotgun sequence, the genomic segment ACTCACTGCCAGGCAAAGGGAAATGGTTGGGAAATCTTTGTCTTAGCTTTTCCTTGCCCAGGAGAGCACCTACAGCCCAACTCCACGGCCCCCATGAGGAGATCTGTGTGTTCCCAGAATGGGTACTGACTGAGGGGCAAACGGCAGCAGCAATGAGCAGGTGAGATCTTGCTGGTGCAAAGTGCCCAGGGACAAAGAAACCCATCCATGCTCCTCGGCCTTGGTCTGGGCCAGGCTTaccagcaccaggagcagcaccTCCCATCACAAGCCCCTAGTTCTGACCCGCTGTCCAGAGCCCCAGTGCCAGGTGTCCCATGTCACCCGTCCGTAGCATGGACAAGGAGGAGATCTGGACCTCTCTGGTGTGACAGCTCCATGTCACAGAGAGCCTGACACACCAGGAAGGACAGTGACCACCTCAGCTGCACCCACCACTGTCACCACATTCAAccacacaggcaagggcaggcaGCCAGCACCAACCTTCACCTCGGGGTGGTCTGGGGCCACCCCAAAACGGACGAGCCCGAAGGGAACAGGCAGCTTCTCATAGATGTCCACCAGGGCCCCGCCATGGTGCTGTGGGAGAAGAAAGTCACAGTCAGGGGATGAGGACAGAAAGGTCACAGGAGCCTAGCAACACTCATCTGCCACTGGGGGAaatgcagggcaggagggggggGCTGCATCAAGCGAGAAACAGCCTCATCCAGAGTTTTCCAAGAGCAGGATGATGCTGCACCTGTTACTGCCAGCTCAGACCACAATGTCTAGCACAGAGTGACCCCCAACCACCATCAAGTCCACCTTGTGGGGCTCCATGTCCCTACCCAGTCCTGAGCTCCTTTTCCACACTAACCTGGTGGGATCCAATACCCAGGGAGCTGATCAGAGAGCCCCCAGGCCAGCTGGGAAGCTCCCAGTGCAGCACCCTGGGTGCGGGGGGACCTGCCAGACATCTCCCAGTCCCCAGCAGAGAAGCCCATGCCCTGAGCTGAGTCACCTCAGGGTCAGAGCTTTAGACAGATGTTTGGCTTCAAGGCTTTTGTTATCTTGTATTTTGAGTCAGCCTCTTCCCAAGATTAAGCAGCCCTGAAATTCGTCCCTGGGGCTCAGTAACAGCTATTTTCCAACACATTCCAGAGACAACACAGCACGGTTTAATGATGGGGCTAAGCTGCTGTATCTCTGGAGGGTGCCAGCAGCCCAGTTCTGTGTTCAGGTCTCATTTCCCAACAGACCTGACTGCCTGGAGCACTGAAGTTTGCAGACACAAGGTAAAGCACCACCCATGTGCCTTAATTCCggtggggaaggaggagggaggagagcagGTCCTACACACCCACTTTTAACACACAGGTAATGTCATTCCTGCTGGGTGACAACAGCTCTGAGAGAGGCAGATTCCTGCTGATTATTTGATTCTAGAAAAATCACCTGGAAGGAACTCGCAGCAACCAACCTAAATCCTGAATGGACGggccaggcacagggcagggatgaaAGCAGCGCTACCCACCCCAATCAAAGAGGCCCAGGAGGACCTTGTGGCGTCTGGGCTGTCCCAAGCAGCCCCACAACAACACAGACCCggctggagcagggccaggagcccccTAAACCACCCCACAACCTGCCGAGAGCCAGGCAGCACAGAGATGCCTCCCTCGGTGGCCAGGTCCCATCCCGGTACCTTGAGGATGTGCTGAGCCGTGTAGAagccggcggggccgctgcCCACCACGCAGACCCGAGGCGCCGCGGCAGGCGAGGACAGCCACCGCCGCAGACCTGCAGGGCACAAGGACAGGCAGGGCGTGAAGCCgcaggagctgccagggccGGCACGGCCCCTCCCTGCAGCCCGGCACCCACCCAGCGGGGCTCGTCCCCTCGCGCCGGCCATGGCCGCAGcggagcgcagagcggccggcGTTGATGCACCGCACCCGGGCAGGCGGAAACACCCCTGGGTCAGGGGCCTTGGCGCTtacggccgggccggggccggcggcacCGGGGTGGCCGGAGGGGTGTCGGCTGCTCCAGAGCGCCAGAACCGAGACCCCCGACCCCGCGCACCGGGGTCCCCGTGCGTCTCAGTCCCCCCTGGGCTGGTGCACGGGCATGCGAGGCGCGGTTCTCGCAGCCCCCCGGGCCCGCTGCCCCGGCTGCCCCGGTTATCCCGGTTATCCCGGTTATCCCGGTCCCGGCCCGCTCTCCCCCCGCACACGTGGCCCCCCCAGGCCGGGTTCCGCCGCCTCCAGGCCCCGCCTCCGCccgccaggccccgccccctcccctccgctgacCAATCGTGAGGCCGGACAGCGCCTTGTTTAGCATAACCCCTCCCCCCTCCGccgcctggccccgcccccgccccgacAGCCAATGGCGGCTCGCCGTTTCCATCGAGGCTGACCGGAAACGAGGCGATACCATAGAGAGCGAGGAAGGAGCAGCCGTGTGGCGGCCGTTCGCACCGCCGCTCTTTATGGTGAGACGTCCGCGGTACCCGGTGCGCTCTCGCAGCATCATCATCGCCGATGCTGCTAATTGCCTGCCCCCCTTTATCACCAAAAAACGAGACCAGCTGCCGAGGGCTACCGAGGGAAACCGAAGCTCAGAGTGATTTTAACCATGCGCTGCACAGCCGCCCTGCTCTTGCCAGGAGAAACTCACAGCATCCTTCAATTAGGGGTCAAACATTAATGCCAGAGAGAGTGGAAAAATGACAGAGCTCCTGGCCCAGCGTCCCCATAGTCTCTTCCTTATTTCCTCCTTAATCCCCATCACTCAGCTCATTTCAAATGCTGGCGCTCACACCCCCCATGCAGGAGCACCACATCCCATCTTGGTTCAGCCTCTGCACAACACACCAGCCAGAAATATCAGCTCAGCGGGCCCAGCAGACGTTTAAAAGTTGGCCAGATGCCAGAGCACACAGGCGAGTGCTTCACGGGCCTTTTTAAATGCAATTAAGACCATGAGGAGTTTACAGCCAGAAGCCGGTTGTAATACGGGTCATAAAGCCCACACACTCTCTCCTGGTCCTGGAAATGAGTTGATGGCTTTCCGCAAAGGCACGCTGAGAACGGCAGCTGGCTCTGTGCCTCCAtctgcagctgctccttcagGGGGGTTGTGGTGAGGACCAGGAATTCCGACAGCTCCAAACCCTCATCCTCAGGTCAGCACAGCAATCATCGACCCCCTGCCCAGAGAGGCAAGGCTGAAGGCTCCAAATATCACCATAGAGGTCATCCACGAAAGCTTAAATTAGGAGGGTTCCAATCACAGGAGTCAGaatcctccttttccccagaaTTCTCCCTTTCCCCCATTAACTTCTGTATCCACCAGTTCTGGCAGGGAATAATGCACCTGTTTCCCAAGTCACAGGCCGTCCCCCGCTGGCTGAGGGACCTGCAAACGCTCGCCTTTAGATGGCACTGCGTTAAACAACATCCATGAAATCCGGCCGGGAAAAGGGCAGTTGCTCCCACCAGTGCTTGGCACAATTTGGGGCTGATCtctttggagcaggagagggcAAAAGAGCATCTTGTGCCCTCAAACGGGAACGCGTGAGGTTGAGGTTACCCTGCCTGAACGAAAAGCACCTCTAATGGCCCTCACCCCCtcactggagctgggaatgctggtAATTCATCACATTTATCTTAATTTTTCTCTGATGCTCAACTGAGAGATGAATCAGGGAGGCAGTTCTGGGGAGGGTCTTTGACCCCCGGGAGCATTCAGGCCATTTAGTTTGGCCAAacccctccagctgctcccctaCCTACAGACCCAGCCTAACCCATGCTCAAAGGATGGGAATTTGCCCTTTGGATGTTTCATAATGTCCTGGATCGATGACCCACATGGGCCTGGATAGAGGTGGCAATGCCACCAGATCAGTGCATCAGCATCCCCTGGGCACCAGCCCAGGATAAATCAATAATTCAACATTTCTGATGCCAAAGGGGTCACACCAGATGGACCCAGGGCCACTTCTCCTTGTCCTGAGCCTGGATCATCTACACAGGAATGCCATGgccatcccagctccagcctcacATCACAGGGACACTTCTCCAGTGCATCTGAGGATGTTCCTGGACTTGGTGAAGTGGGGTAAAGCACCATGGACTGCCTGCTGCAACAATCACCCTGCCCCGGGCCAGGCCCAGGGCAGAGCCTCCCTGTGCCTTGGGACACATCTGTTTGTGCAGCCTTATAAATCCACATTGTGGGACTGTGGGGGTCCAGCCTGATGGGAGGACAGCTCAAATCAAGGAGCAAAACCCCAGGCTCAGAGCAAAGCCATGCTGGTCCCAGTTTGGCCATCTGCCCTTTCTGCTGCCAGCTCCCCACCGTGACACTGGGGTGGACTTTGTCATCGGTCTTGTGGGTCAGGGACAGCAGAGCACCCTGGTAAAGCCAGACACAGCTTCCCAGAGGAGGTTGGAACTGGCCACAGGAGCATCCTggctcctggcagcagcacagggggcaAAGTTAACCCTCCCTAAACAGGGAAAGTCTTCCAAGCCCTGGACACCTGCCTGCCTCTGGCAGATGATTGCCCTGATAAATCCTTGCCACAGCAATGGCCACGTCTGGGGTCACCTCTGGAACCCCAATACAGACACCACCCTTGGGGTGAGGGTCTTTCCCCCAGTCctaccctgggcaccacaggaTACCAGTAAGACTTCCACCAGCAACAAAACCCAATGATGAAGGAAATCCACCCCGAAGTGTTAAGGCTGAATTTGCCAAATCTTTGTTCCTAGAAGGGACTGATTTAGCCCAAAGTCAGGCAAAGCACAAGCAGCAGTGACACAACCCCCTCCCCACCATCCACCCCTTCCCTGAGACCCCGaccacagagctgcagctccatcCTACAGATCCTGGTGCTTCTCAGTTCTGGATGTCCTGGATGTGGCGCCGCGTCCCCCACGGATGGGGGAGGTTTCCTCTCCCCAGGTGTGAAAGCAGAGTGAATAAAACTAAGCCCTGGCTGGGAATAACTGTGGGGGGACCCCGATTTTTCCGTCCCTGGTGTTGCACCACGTGGCTCTCCCCCTGCAGTGGCTCCGTGCACCATTTTCTAGCCAaaagcaaaacttcagggagGGCTGTTTCCTATGCCATGGCTTCATGGAGGTGTTGGTCCTGCTAAAACCATCCCTGCTGCATGTCCCTGCGGGAAACAGCCCCCCAAGTGCTGTGGCCCCCACAGTCCTCACTGGATGCCCACCAGCTCCGTTATGGGGGGAGCGTGGACCATCAGCTCCTCGTATCTCTGGAGGAAGAGCCGGAGCCTGGAGCTGTAGGTGTCCTCGTTGTAGGGCAGCTTCTTCTGCTTCAGGTACTGGGAGACGATGGGTTTGATCTGCAAAGGCAAAGGCAGCGTCACCTCTGTGCAGGACGCCCTGGTGTTTGTACACGGTGCCTGAAACGTGCCCAGAAAACTCATCCCCCATGCCCAaagctgggctggagcaggcagcaCCGGCTGTAATATCTTTGTTGTGAATATTAAGAGGAAGGTGGTTTCCAGCTGCAACATCACAGGGAGTTCACCCTGGCAAAACGCTTTTGTAGGGCTCTGAATTAGGAGAGATGCCCTAATGAGAGCCAGCCACGAATGCTCATCGTTCACACCCATTGTTATTCCCACGTGCCCACACAGCCAGCTCGGTGATGGGACTGGGAAGTTCCCACAGACTTAATTACCCCCTTCCCTGCAACACCCCTTTGGGGGAGGTAGGTTCTGCCAGCCCTGTGAACTTGAGCAAAGGGCACTGAAAACAAGGGCACAGCATTAAATGAATGGCGATCCTGTGCTGAAGGGCAGTGTGTGGACCTGCCTTGGGAtcccctccagccagggcagtGCTCGGAGCCCACGTTTTAAACACACCCCACACCTCAGAGCAGCAAGTAAGAGCATGACCAAAGTGATAGGAGGTTTGCCTGGATGTTGTCTGAACCAAAAACTGCACAGTGCTGGGGATGCTTTCCCAATGGAATAACTGGGAGGATCCTGGACTGCTGAAAGGCTGCTGCAGGCTGGAACTGGGACCAGGAGAaggggcagggagcagaaacCCAGGAGAAACAGGAATGGGATAGCAGGAGGTGGGTTACGGGCTGTGGCAAAGCAGCGAGTGCTTTCCAACAcgggaaggagcagcacagacagGTCTGGCAGCGGGGAGAGGAGGTGGTGGATGTCTCGTCCCCATGTCACCTCCCAGCACTCTCAGCCACCCTGTGGGGTCATCTCACCTTCAGGCACATGTTGTCAGAGAGGCTGGGGAAGAGGTGATGCTCCACGTGGCAGCTGATGAGCGAGTGGCCGAAGGACCAGTCAAGGAGGGCGTTGCGGGGCAGGTTGAGGACACCCAGGCTCATGAGGTGGATCCTCTTGGGTTTGCGGTCGGCCGCGAACATGGGGAGGCCGATGTGCTGTGGGAGAGGCAGGGTGGGCACCCTGTGGCGCCTGTCACCTCCCCAGTTTcttcccagcagagccaatggcaGCTCTGTCTGTGTGTGGGCATGAAGAGCcacattttggggtctctctgccagccccagagctgggttgGTCCCTAAAGTTACTCTATCTTGTGTTTGTCTGTCCATAGAGCCACCAAGGAGCTCCCAGGCTCTGTTCCCCCAACTCATCCACATTTAGAGCCACCAgcctctccccatcccagggCCTGTAACACCACCTGAAACCCACATCAGCCCTCCCAATCCTGCCAGCCACTGCAGAGGACATCATCCTCATGCCCTTTGCACTCATCTGCCCTGCCATTTTCCAAGGACCACCACTTtccacccagcaccaccagcctgATCCTCCCAGTGACAACATCAGCACAAGGCAGGTGACAACTGAACCCACCCGCCTTAAGGTGACACAAGCTCCAGCCAGCAGCATCAGGGCTTTGCCACCAGCCCTGGGTGGTGGCTGGCCTGTCTCCAGCACTGTTGGGATATCTTGAAGCTTCAGGTTTCTACCTGGAATATGTTGACATGGATGTAGGGATGGGCCAGGAGGGAGCGGGTGAGCAGCATGCAGAGCAGGGCGGACCACGGTGACTGGAAGCCTGAGACGTGGAGCAGGAGCCAGTAATGGCAGTAAAACCCCAGAAACATGCAGCAGAGGGTCCGGAGAGCTGCTTTCCACTCCACATTCCTCAATAAATCTGCACaaggaagaggaggcagcacATGGGAGAGGTGTTGTTTCCTTACCAccactgctgctccagcagccaggctgcccaGTGTGCCAATAGCCCCACAGCCCAGGCCATGAACTCACTTTCCCCATCCTCCAGGTTGGCCCAAACTCTATAGAACTGCTGGGGTTTGGGTCTGAGAGcctccccagagcagcagatCCAGCCGTGCATCATCACTCAGGGGACTCAGATGCATCTTCATTTCTTACAATTTGCCAAGTCATTGTCCGTGCATTTGGCACTGCCCAGAGCTGGGTCATGCAGCCTGGAGGGCTTTGCTTCCTCAGCCTCTTACTGCTCTCTGGGCTCTTCTCCCTGATTGTTTCCTGGCACCATTATGTTCCTGGAGCCATCACCTTTCCTGCCCAAGCTCTTTATGTCTGGCCCCCGCCCCCCACGCCTCCACCCCATACACGGCCATCAAACACCCCGTGTGATGCTCTGATCAACCTGAGACCCACTTGTGACACCCATTATGGCCACAGATCTGAGTTAAAGGAGAATGGATTTGGGGTGCTTCAGGCTCATGATGGCTTTTGCCAGAGATTTCAACATCCAGCAGAGGAAATGGTGAAGGGCTTTCTCAGCATCAGCAGAAAGCAGATGCAGCACATGGGGTCCCCAGGGCAAGTGCAGCAtctcctgcctttcctgcaGCCCAGTGTCCCTCCAGGGGCTGGTGTAGTTAATGTGATGCCTCCAAACAAAGCAGGACCCTTGGGTGGGGTGGGACCTGGGCAGTACAAGCTCCCTGCACCCAgcaccctgtccccaggtgcctggGACACGTACCAAGTGCAACCAGAGGGGTTAGGATGGGCACTGCGAGGGGCGCGATGAACATGTAAACGTAGCGGTTCAGGAAAGGAAGTTTCCAGGTGCTGGAGTCCCCCAGGCCGATGACGTTGGTGTAGCCGTGGTGGATCTTCACATGGTTGTAGGTGGCCTGCTCAACTGTGAAAgatgagcagagctgggagggaagagagagaagttgtGGTGCCAGGGTTGGGCACTGCCTGGCTTGGGCTTGTGTGGGAGGAACTCAGGGAGATGCTCTGGAACCATAACGAAGCACCATGGGGAGATGCTCtgcaccccacagaccccaaaccagtctggaaaTGGACTTTTAAGAGTTAAGCATTAGaaaccattcccaccattccaaaCATTCCCCACCACGGCAAGGAGCTgatggggtgtttttgggggctGCCCCACTCACCTCAATGAAGAAGATAGCCCACACTTTGCCCCAGGACTTGGACTCAGTCAAGGCATTGTGGCTGGCCAGGTGGCTGCCCTTGACGGTGAGGGTGTGATGCACCACGCCAAGGGTGAGGACACCCACCAAGAAAGGGATGGCCTGGGCTGACCGCAGGCACAAGAATCCTGTGGAGAAACCAGCCACGCAGGAGCTCGGCCATGCACGtcctgcagctctctgagccaGGCTGGAGGTGTTGCTACACCCAAACACGCCAGCCACGGCCCTAAACCTGTTCTTCAGCCATAGTTACAGGTATTTAAACCACAGAAGTCAGAGTTTGCCTCCTCATCACCCTCATGACTGGACCAGTCACACTCACCCTTGTGCTGAAGGTTTGGCCACTTCCAGCCTTGATGGCAACGGGTGCTGCAGGTGCCCAATCCCACCCCACAGCTCTGGGATGTGGGATCCCCCTGCTGCCATGACCCTGCCAGGATTTCAGCATCCCCAGGAGTTCAAAAGCAAGGGAATGTCCCAGATTTCCAGCCAGAGACCCATGCCCaaccgttttcccctgcacccACCACAGCCAGGGCCATTGCCACCAAAACCACCAGAGTTTCCCTGTCCCATGGTGGGACACATCaccccctgtcctgccctgtgTACATCTGCCTGGGCACCATCCCCTCAGCCCAGGCTGTACCCCAGATACCACTGTGCCCAcaccccaggctgtcccccgggtgTCATTGTCACCCGCTGTGGGGTCAGAGTGCACCAAGTCACGGGCTGAAGGAGTTACTGTGGCTTTGCTACAACCTCAATAGGTGCCAACGGGCTCCCAGCACAAAGCAGTCACGAGGAGGCAGTGGGACCCCTGGGGACTCCCCTGGCCGTGGTTTGGGGGGGACTGAGCCCGGTtacctgctgggagcaggaggaagctgCAGGCAAGGATGCTGATGTCCACGCCGTGCCGTTcccaccagctgctgctcttcacCACCTTCTGCACCAGCTCCGAGAGCTCGGTCATCAGGGCTTCCTCGGGCTGCCCTGCTCGCTCTGGGGGTCCCCCGGGGGTCACGTCCCCGTCACCCAGTGCTGGCCCCCACTCCCAGCCCTCTGCCATCatctctgtcctgctgcccccagGTGCTGTCGTGCCGCGGAGCGAGGGGTCCCCCATCCCCCTGAGCCGGGGGGTACCGCTGACCTCACCGTTGACCTGCCGTCCCCTCGGCCTCGCCGGGTCCCCATCCTCCAGCGGCATCTCCCTGCTGAGCAGAGGCCACGCAGGGTGTCACCCCCAGACGATCAACCCCAGCACCCCGACCCACCGCGGACGGGCTTCCCGGCTCCTGCTGCCGCCGAAGGACAcgggaagggcagggatggaaaaaaaaataaacaatccAAGGAGGACGCAGCCAGCGGAGAGGAGGAGCCACCCATCCTCCCACCACACGGACACCCCGGCCACCACAGCCCCCTACTCACGCCAGCCCTGGCTCGGTGGCTCTCCCGGCGCTGGCCATCCCAGGGTGGCCGGGCAGCCCGTGCGGCTCCGCGCACCAGGGCAGCTGCGATTTGGAGAAGGGAGGAgcaggggaggactgggggagGGCGAATGCAGATTAGCGATGGCAATAATCCGCCTTCGTGGCCCATTTCGGGGAGCAGCCGTGGCAGCGGGGCCGTGGGGAGGACGCTCGGCGAGGGCACAGGGAAGCGACggcagcagaggaggggaaggagtgGAAAAAAGGTGGAGAGAGGCAGTGGAAATGCTGGAGGCGAAGGAGCCCAGCGCCAGGAATAGCCCTGAGAAACCCAAGCGGAGCACGGAGGACAGGGATAGGGTTTCGCTTCTGCCAGGGAGAGGGAGCAAACGCTGTCTGTCCCACGAGGGAGCCGTTTTGGGGAGAAAATCGACCTTTTCCACAGCAAGGAGCAGGCTGCGGGAAGGAGGGGCTGCCTGTGCCCGCCTGcccaaactgctgctgctgctgagagccGCCCAGCACCCTCCGCTCTGCCCGGGGCACACCGAGCCCAGGGGCACCCGCCAGGGGCCAGGCCACGCCAAATCTGTCCCTAGCAGCTCTGGCAACCAGCTCTGACCCCCGCAGggtctctcttctcttctgacCTGATCCTGGATGAATTTCCTCCATTTTCCATCACTGTCCCCCACCCAGCCACAGGCATCCAAAAGCTTTGGGGATGCCCCTGCACAGACCAGGATCTCCAGAGCCCTATTTCCTTATGAAGGAGAGCTAAAATAGCATTGTTCCTCGCTGTGGCACTGGATTTCTTCTTGCTTTGTTATTTTCTCCTTGCCAAACCTCAAATCAGCTCAACTGATTCACCAAAACCTTAATGAACATTGACATCCATCAAATCCCCATGGATTTGCAACAAACCCAGGCTGGTTTGCTACACGCATCACTAGGGTATCCCAGCCCCAAACCGGGATGGGCTCAGCACCCCCAGTAACATTACAGCACTGCCCCAATTTGCAGGGAAGCAAACCCCACACCCAAGTTACACCAAGCCCCAGGGAATTGCCATCATcctctggggggaaaaaattaataacaattaaaaaaaatccgaGCTACTGCAAAAGGGGCAGAGCTGAGAGTGCATCAGAGACCTGCTGAGCTTTCATTTAGGAAAGACCATTTCTAGAGCCAGGGGCACTGAGGAATCACGGCGGTGTGTGAAGCCCAGCCAGCGATTCATTCCGATCAGCAGAATGGCTTTTGTCACCTGCCCACGCTGCGAGagcacccatgggtgctgccaggCCAGGGGAGGCGGGTGTCACACCCACAGGAGCATCGGGTGGGGCAGCTGAGGCTGCTCCCGAGAGATACAAACCTTCACTGTCACACCTCGGATGTCACCACAAGGGACAGCGGCAGGAGGGTGGCAGCCCTGCTCCGGGGGTGCCGTTTGGCAGGGCCAAGGGTGAGCAGTGCCACAGCGGGGCAGAGCCGGTGACGTGGTGGcagctgaggaggagcagggggtGGGAATCAGCCACACATCCAAGACCAACGCGATCGATGAGGATCCcactgcagctggcacagggagaGGCAGCATGGCATTGCTCAGTTCTGTGCTGCCACCAGGACCAGAGagcacctgggagaagagaacaAATAGTGGGTTGAAAACCACACGGGAGAGGCTGAACTTTGACTCCTGAGGAAAAGTGCTGAACCCAAAAGAGTTTCTTCCATCACGGTACAGCCAAGGTGTGCTTCACAATGCTGACAACAAACCAGAAACTGTAAGAAGAGTCTGCAGAGCCATCAGGACAGTCAGCAGGTTCAGGATTGTAACCCTAAATCTCCTGCCTTACAGAGCTCCATTTCCAAAATAAACTTTCAAACCCCAATTTACATCTGATTTCCCACCATACACAGGCCAACTCACACGATTGCCCTGACACAGCTGAGATCTTAGGGATCAAAGCAAATGCTGACCTGGCCCTTGCACCGTGGACACAAAGACCTCCAATTTAGCAAGGAAAACACGTGTAAGGCTCAGAAATCCTTCAGcacacagcagggcagctggagGGGATCAGTGTAATCCCTGGAGCAGCGAGCTctggccagcagctgctgaCCCTGTGGCTGTCCCTTGTCCTGGGCAGCACGAGGGTCCCACAGGCAGCCCCCACTGCCTCCTCAGGCATCTGCCAGCCTGAGGGAGCCACGGGAATCAGAACGCCGCCACTGTCCTCATCTGACCCCCCTCTGCCCCTAGAACTGAGCTCCT encodes:
- the FADS6 gene encoding fatty acid desaturase 6 isoform X3, which produces MASAGRATEPGLAREMPLEDGDPARPRGRQVNGEVSGTPRLRGMGDPSLRGTTAPGGSRTEMMAEGWEWGPALGDGDVTPGGPPERAGQPEEALMTELSELVQKVVKSSSWWERHGVDISILACSFLLLPAGFLCLRSAQAIPFLVGVLTLGVVHHTLTVKGSHLASHNALTESKSWGKVWAIFFIELCSSFTVEQATYNHVKIHHGYTNVIGLGDSSTWKLPFLNRYVYMFIAPLAVPILTPLVALDLLRNVEWKAALRTLCCMFLGFYCHYWLLLHVSGFQSPWSALLCMLLTRSLLAHPYIHVNIFQHIGLPMFAADRKPKRIHLMSLGVLNLPRNALLDWSFGHSLISCHVEHHLFPSLSDNMCLKIKPIVSQYLKQKKLPYNEDTYSSRLRLFLQRYEELMVHAPPITELVGIQ
- the FADS6 gene encoding fatty acid desaturase 6 isoform X2 encodes the protein MPLEDGDPARPRGRQVNGEVSGTPRLRGMGDPSLRGTTAPGGSRTEMMAEGWEWGPALGDGDVTPGGPPERAGQPEEALMTELSELVQKVVKSSSWWERHGVDISILACSFLLLPAGFLCLRSAQAIPFLVGVLTLGVVHHTLTVKGSHLASHNALTESKSWGKVWAIFFIELCSSFTVEQATYNHVKIHHGYTNVIGLGDSSTWKLPFLNRYVYMFIAPLAVPILTPLVALDLLRNVEWKAALRTLCCMFLGFYCHYWLLLHVSGFQSPWSALLCMLLTRSLLAHPYIHVNIFQHIGLPMFAADRKPKRIHLMSLGVLNLPRNALLDWSFGHSLISCHVEHHLFPSLSDNMCLKIKPIVSQYLKQKKLPYNEDTYSSRLRLFLQRYEELMVHAPPITELVGIQ
- the FADS6 gene encoding fatty acid desaturase 6 isoform X1, whose protein sequence is MASAGRATEPGLAEMPLEDGDPARPRGRQVNGEVSGTPRLRGMGDPSLRGTTAPGGSRTEMMAEGWEWGPALGDGDVTPGGPPERAGQPEEALMTELSELVQKVVKSSSWWERHGVDISILACSFLLLPAGFLCLRSAQAIPFLVGVLTLGVVHHTLTVKGSHLASHNALTESKSWGKVWAIFFIELCSSFTVEQATYNHVKIHHGYTNVIGLGDSSTWKLPFLNRYVYMFIAPLAVPILTPLVALDLLRNVEWKAALRTLCCMFLGFYCHYWLLLHVSGFQSPWSALLCMLLTRSLLAHPYIHVNIFQHIGLPMFAADRKPKRIHLMSLGVLNLPRNALLDWSFGHSLISCHVEHHLFPSLSDNMCLKIKPIVSQYLKQKKLPYNEDTYSSRLRLFLQRYEELMVHAPPITELVGIQ